From a single Nocardioides panacis genomic region:
- a CDS encoding thermonuclease family protein — protein sequence MRKTLLAVALAVIASVLVVTPAAEAVQPVRVIRWVDGDTVDTTRGTVRLIGVDTPERGKCGSAAATRLARASAPAGTVIELGNPTSVRHKDHYGRLLRYVNRGARDLSATQIYHGAWARYDSLDGYQHHPRQAKYRRLDAAHRNYCGHQNPGKTSTASKPASGGAVSAPVTPRGHNCPSFAPIKGNAPSMIYHRPGQAYYNITTPEDCFRNAASAEAAGYRAAKN from the coding sequence ATGCGCAAGACCTTGCTCGCCGTCGCCCTCGCCGTGATCGCGTCGGTCCTCGTCGTCACCCCGGCCGCTGAGGCCGTCCAGCCCGTCCGCGTGATCCGCTGGGTCGACGGGGACACCGTCGACACGACCCGCGGCACCGTGCGTCTGATCGGCGTTGACACCCCGGAGCGAGGCAAGTGCGGATCCGCGGCAGCCACCCGCCTGGCCCGCGCGAGCGCACCGGCCGGCACCGTCATCGAGCTCGGCAACCCCACGAGTGTCCGCCACAAGGACCACTACGGTCGGCTGCTGCGCTACGTGAACCGGGGTGCCCGCGACCTCTCTGCGACCCAGATCTACCACGGAGCCTGGGCGCGGTACGACTCGCTCGACGGCTACCAGCACCACCCCCGCCAGGCCAAGTACCGCCGCCTGGACGCCGCCCACCGCAACTACTGCGGCCACCAGAACCCCGGTAAGACGTCGACGGCGTCCAAGCCGGCGTCGGGTGGCGCGGTGAGCGCACCGGTGACGCCGCGCGGCCACAACTGCCCGTCCTTCGCTCCCATCAAGGGCAACGCGCCCTCGATGATCTACCACCGCCCCGGGCAGGCGTACTACAACATCACCACGCCCGAAGACTGCTTCCGCAACGCGGCCTCGGCCGAGGCGGCCGGCTACCGCGCAGCAAAGAACTGA
- a CDS encoding PHP domain-containing protein, whose translation MTTTLSRAHGRSGSGTAGGTASRLTGVSLPVDSHVHTQWSWDAPDGDMVASCVRAVELGLPAVAFTEHVDHTTWRVASEDLAPDHLLVRLSTPDGSLTPPTFDAAGYLAAVEDCRDRFPELRILSGVELGEPHRHAPQVAEVLATGTFDRVLGSVHTLLDGGGYAEPPGLFTHWDPAEVLRSYLAEVTALVEGSDAFEVLAHVDYPLRSWPAAAGAFVPEEFEDEFRHTLRTVAQSGRVLEVNTVVPFHDTLLRWWRAEGGDAITFGSDAHDPAAVARGFRDAVHLAEAHGFRPGRRLYDPWGRV comes from the coding sequence ATGACCACGACCCTCTCACGAGCGCACGGACGCTCCGGTTCGGGAACGGCTGGAGGCACGGCATCTAGGCTCACGGGTGTGTCCTTGCCGGTCGACAGTCACGTTCACACGCAGTGGTCGTGGGACGCGCCGGATGGCGACATGGTCGCCTCCTGTGTGCGGGCGGTCGAGCTGGGCCTGCCGGCGGTCGCGTTCACCGAGCACGTCGACCACACGACGTGGCGGGTCGCATCTGAGGACCTCGCCCCCGACCATCTGCTGGTCCGGCTGAGCACACCGGACGGGAGCCTGACACCGCCGACGTTCGACGCGGCCGGTTACCTGGCGGCGGTCGAGGACTGCCGGGACCGGTTCCCGGAGCTACGTATCCTCAGCGGCGTCGAGCTCGGCGAACCGCATCGGCACGCGCCCCAGGTCGCGGAGGTGCTGGCCACCGGCACCTTCGACCGGGTGCTGGGGTCGGTGCACACGTTGCTGGACGGTGGCGGGTACGCGGAGCCGCCGGGCCTGTTCACGCACTGGGACCCTGCGGAGGTGCTCCGTAGCTACCTGGCGGAGGTCACCGCGCTGGTGGAGGGCAGCGACGCGTTCGAGGTCCTCGCCCACGTCGACTATCCGCTGCGGTCCTGGCCGGCAGCGGCCGGTGCGTTCGTCCCGGAGGAGTTCGAGGACGAGTTCCGGCACACGTTGCGCACGGTCGCGCAGAGCGGGCGGGTGCTCGAGGTGAACACCGTGGTGCCGTTCCACGACACGTTGCTGCGGTGGTGGCGCGCCGAGGGTGGGGACGCCATCACGTTCGGCAGCGACGCGCACGACCCGGCGGCGGTCGCCCGTGGCTTCCGGGACGCCGTGCACCTCGCCGAGGCACACGGGTTCCGCCCCGGCAGGCGCCTGTACGACCCGTGGGGACGGGTGTGA
- a CDS encoding type II toxin-antitoxin system HipA family toxin, with amino-acid sequence MTREALDVWLYGTRIAQLHETVRGRIGLAWTADAVQRWGRGARLLSAKLTIGTVPVDVLVGAYLDGLLPEGSARVNHALTAGVAPDDTYALIRAYGRDTPGATIFVPAGTPDPTRAGHYEPLSAGQVAERLRRADEHLPTSPRETTESSTLPGMVPKVTIHREGGQWFSCKEGAPSTWILKRSNDAAREIGDVVDTEVACLTLAREIGLTSIDAEIVDFGDVRAIAVSRYDRDVANGNARLHQEDLAQALGLNTQDPNRKFQWGSRMPSLVHAADVLRLDGGNPDALLRLVTFSFLVGNTDMHAKNISFLRHDDGKVALSPAYDIAMHLHHERENRRSALDVNGRNRIDELTIADVVAEAERWGLPARRAARVVAETTRALDGALRGLDRARHGGVPPRAWDLLERRIAAAVAGLPGPATPAPAAGVVAGASERPAGAGVEPQSGRPRGPRRPR; translated from the coding sequence GTGACCCGCGAGGCGCTCGATGTCTGGCTGTACGGGACCCGGATCGCGCAGCTGCATGAGACCGTCCGCGGCCGGATTGGTCTCGCGTGGACCGCGGACGCCGTGCAACGCTGGGGCCGCGGTGCGCGGCTGCTGTCAGCGAAGCTGACGATCGGCACCGTCCCGGTGGACGTGTTGGTGGGTGCCTACCTGGATGGGCTGCTGCCCGAGGGCAGTGCCCGGGTCAACCACGCGCTGACCGCCGGCGTCGCTCCGGATGACACCTACGCCCTCATCCGGGCCTACGGGCGCGACACTCCCGGCGCGACGATCTTCGTTCCCGCTGGTACCCCGGACCCGACGCGCGCGGGCCACTACGAGCCGTTGAGTGCCGGGCAGGTGGCTGAGCGACTGCGTCGCGCCGACGAGCACCTGCCGACCTCTCCGCGGGAGACCACCGAGTCCTCGACGCTGCCCGGCATGGTCCCCAAGGTCACCATTCACCGCGAGGGAGGTCAGTGGTTCTCGTGCAAGGAGGGTGCGCCCTCGACCTGGATCCTCAAGCGCTCCAACGACGCCGCACGTGAGATCGGTGACGTGGTCGACACCGAAGTGGCCTGCCTGACGCTGGCTCGTGAGATCGGGTTGACCAGCATCGACGCGGAGATCGTGGACTTCGGCGACGTCCGGGCGATCGCGGTCTCCCGCTATGACCGAGACGTTGCGAACGGGAACGCCCGTCTCCACCAGGAAGACTTGGCGCAGGCGCTCGGGCTCAACACGCAGGACCCGAACCGCAAGTTCCAGTGGGGCTCGCGTATGCCGTCCCTGGTGCACGCCGCGGATGTGCTTCGTCTCGACGGTGGGAACCCGGACGCGCTGCTCCGACTGGTCACGTTCTCGTTCCTGGTCGGGAATACCGACATGCACGCCAAGAACATCTCCTTCCTTCGTCACGATGACGGCAAGGTGGCGCTCAGCCCCGCCTACGACATTGCGATGCACCTGCATCATGAGCGTGAGAACCGGCGCAGCGCGCTCGACGTCAACGGACGGAACCGCATCGACGAGTTGACGATCGCGGACGTGGTCGCCGAGGCGGAGCGCTGGGGTCTGCCGGCACGCCGTGCGGCGCGGGTGGTTGCCGAGACGACGCGTGCCCTCGATGGCGCGTTGCGGGGGCTGGACCGGGCACGGCACGGCGGTGTGCCGCCGCGCGCCTGGGACCTGCTCGAGCGGCGCATTGCCGCCGCGGTGGCTGGCCTGCCCGGACCGGCAACACCCGCCCCGGCCGCGGGAGTCGTCGCTGGTGCGAGCGAGCGGCCCGCCGGTGCCGGCGTTGAGCCGCAGAGTGGCCGGCCGCGGGGCCCCCGCCGACCGCGCTGA
- a CDS encoding helix-turn-helix domain-containing protein yields the protein MRAARNQVGLSGADLGAFLGLDKTQVSKIEGETRGISVREMPKLAQALRVTPQWLLGLKATPTFSLAHRLNGAAESAGAQVRAAAVLNVEDLLADQGLVDAPVPTAAGQAVMEQIRTGFPAPPRSRQEAQRQGRRMAELVRETLNLGNAELGDLPDLIETHFATDVVLSPLGTDVDGLCAHTEDRAVIVASTSFDAGHVRFTLAHELGHHLLADPRPVIDEDEVEPASGTLTERRVSAFAAHLLLPPAGVGEMLDTRRVTQADFDTQASKAGRAARSLADRYGASVPATVYQLADLGFIADTDTWIDLLDNQKEWADSAVTSQRTIPSVRPPRRLLDAALDAAAARKTGTGPLAVLLEREDEDAIYTEFVAEGSLRA from the coding sequence GTGCGTGCCGCACGCAACCAGGTCGGGCTCTCTGGCGCCGACCTTGGCGCGTTCCTCGGCCTGGACAAGACCCAGGTCAGCAAGATCGAGGGCGAGACGCGCGGGATCTCCGTGCGCGAGATGCCGAAGCTCGCCCAGGCCCTGCGGGTAACCCCGCAGTGGCTCCTGGGGCTGAAGGCCACCCCGACGTTCTCCCTTGCACACCGACTCAACGGAGCAGCAGAGAGCGCTGGTGCCCAGGTCCGAGCCGCCGCCGTCCTGAACGTCGAGGACCTACTCGCAGACCAAGGCCTAGTCGACGCGCCCGTCCCGACGGCCGCAGGGCAAGCGGTCATGGAACAGATCAGGACCGGGTTCCCCGCACCGCCGCGCAGCCGCCAAGAGGCCCAGCGACAAGGACGCCGGATGGCCGAACTCGTACGCGAGACCCTGAACCTAGGAAACGCCGAGCTCGGCGACCTACCCGACCTCATCGAGACGCACTTCGCGACCGACGTCGTCCTCTCACCCCTCGGCACCGACGTCGACGGGCTCTGCGCCCACACCGAGGACCGGGCCGTCATCGTGGCGTCGACCAGCTTCGACGCCGGACACGTCCGGTTCACCCTCGCCCACGAACTCGGCCACCACCTCCTCGCAGACCCCAGGCCCGTGATCGACGAAGACGAGGTCGAGCCGGCCAGCGGCACCCTGACCGAACGCCGTGTGAGTGCGTTCGCAGCCCACCTGCTCCTGCCCCCGGCCGGAGTAGGCGAGATGCTCGACACGCGCAGGGTCACGCAGGCGGACTTCGACACGCAAGCATCCAAGGCCGGCCGGGCAGCGCGCTCCCTCGCCGACCGGTATGGAGCATCGGTTCCCGCAACCGTGTACCAACTTGCCGATCTCGGGTTCATCGCTGACACCGACACCTGGATCGACCTCCTGGACAACCAGAAAGAGTGGGCAGACTCGGCCGTCACGAGCCAACGCACCATTCCGTCCGTCCGCCCGCCCCGACGACTGCTCGACGCTGCGCTCGACGCTGCCGCGGCACGCAAGACGGGCACAGGCCCCTTGGCAGTGCTCCTGGAACGCGAAGACGAGGACGCCATCTACACGGAGTTCGTCGCCGAGGGCAGCCTGCGGGCATGA
- a CDS encoding GNAT family N-acetyltransferase has protein sequence MAEETGRGREVVLETDRLRLRPWRVDEAAIQREMWTQRDPRVPPHRRIDTDGHPTLAEFEDAIRANQPTSVGLLAVERKIVGDAIGYCGLVDSGHGAHEPELAFEFLRRVWGNGYATEASWAVLDWAITSGYERLWASVWDWNTASRRVLAKVGFIETDREEAPYGTNLVTTRTL, from the coding sequence ATGGCAGAGGAAACAGGTCGGGGCCGTGAGGTCGTGCTGGAAACCGACCGCCTGCGACTGCGTCCATGGCGGGTCGACGAGGCCGCCATCCAGCGCGAGATGTGGACCCAACGCGACCCACGAGTGCCGCCACACCGGCGCATCGACACGGACGGACACCCCACCCTCGCCGAGTTCGAGGACGCGATCCGCGCCAACCAGCCCACCTCTGTCGGGTTGCTCGCGGTCGAACGGAAGATCGTCGGCGATGCCATTGGCTACTGCGGCCTGGTCGACAGTGGACACGGGGCCCACGAACCGGAGCTGGCGTTCGAGTTCCTACGACGGGTCTGGGGAAACGGATACGCGACCGAGGCATCCTGGGCGGTCCTGGACTGGGCGATAACGTCCGGGTACGAACGGCTGTGGGCCTCCGTCTGGGACTGGAACACCGCCTCCCGCCGTGTGCTGGCCAAGGTCGGGTTCATCGAGACGGACCGTGAGGAAGCCCCCTACGGCACCAACCTCGTCACGACGAGAACGCTCTGA
- a CDS encoding helix-turn-helix transcriptional regulator — protein sequence MVARSSVRSPAALGQELARLRYDHGLTQDALADALGVTRRYVYELESGKPNLWAVRLFEVLRELGAHLEVVSAVAGDPSSGGPESTGEQVGE from the coding sequence GTGGTGGCACGTTCGTCGGTGCGGTCGCCTGCCGCTCTCGGGCAGGAACTCGCGCGTCTGCGGTACGACCACGGTCTCACCCAGGACGCCCTGGCGGATGCGTTGGGTGTCACCCGTCGTTACGTCTACGAGCTTGAGAGTGGCAAGCCGAACCTGTGGGCGGTCCGGCTGTTCGAGGTTCTGCGCGAGCTCGGTGCCCACCTGGAGGTCGTCTCGGCTGTCGCTGGCGACCCGAGTTCCGGTGGGCCGGAATCGACTGGTGAGCAGGTCGGGGAGTGA
- a CDS encoding putative quinol monooxygenase, producing the protein MSHHLPRLDCQEIPMLIAILDLRTTPADRPAALAQLDSEKDEIRAMPGNLDFRVYATRHDEEAVVVIHEWVDEPSFAGYLSSDAFARSGAVLRPLVTAPPVSRRFQAALLETV; encoded by the coding sequence GTGTCCCACCACCTACCCCGTCTCGACTGCCAGGAGATTCCCATGCTCATCGCGATACTCGACCTCCGGACCACCCCGGCTGACCGGCCGGCTGCACTCGCCCAACTCGACAGCGAGAAGGACGAGATCCGCGCCATGCCCGGCAACCTGGACTTCCGGGTGTACGCCACTCGCCACGACGAGGAGGCCGTCGTCGTCATCCACGAATGGGTCGACGAGCCGTCGTTTGCCGGCTACCTGTCCTCTGATGCATTCGCCCGTTCGGGCGCGGTGCTGCGTCCGCTGGTGACCGCGCCACCGGTGAGCCGCCGGTTCCAGGCCGCTCTTCTCGAGACGGTCTGA
- a CDS encoding alpha/beta fold hydrolase encodes MTLNHVRRGSGSPLLLVHGLGAGWRSWSPILDELAERREVIAVDLPGFGETPPLTGDVSIATLTDSVADFILEQGLDGVSTVGQSMGGRIVLELARRGVGGDTVALDPGGFWSDRELIVFGATLRPSIALVRALRGMLPALLGSSVGRTLLLAQFSARPWALSRETVLPDVRGLADSPATGAALDALTQGPKQQGAPAGTVPGRVTIGWGRRDLVTVPRQAARATELFPDAVLHWFERCGHYPQWDAPHEATRLILDSTD; translated from the coding sequence ATGACGTTGAATCACGTACGACGAGGAAGCGGCAGCCCGCTGTTGCTCGTGCACGGTCTGGGCGCTGGGTGGCGATCCTGGTCTCCGATCCTCGACGAACTGGCCGAGCGCCGTGAGGTGATCGCCGTCGACCTACCGGGGTTCGGCGAGACGCCGCCGTTGACCGGCGACGTCTCGATCGCCACCCTGACCGACTCCGTCGCGGACTTCATCCTCGAACAGGGCCTGGACGGAGTCTCGACCGTCGGCCAGTCGATGGGCGGCCGCATAGTGCTCGAGCTCGCCCGGCGGGGCGTCGGCGGCGACACCGTGGCGTTGGACCCGGGCGGCTTTTGGAGCGACCGCGAGCTCATCGTCTTCGGCGCCACCCTGCGGCCGTCGATCGCTCTGGTCCGAGCGCTACGAGGAATGCTGCCAGCACTGCTTGGCAGCTCGGTGGGAAGGACTCTGCTGCTGGCGCAGTTCTCGGCGCGGCCCTGGGCGCTCTCGCGGGAGACCGTGCTGCCGGACGTGCGCGGGCTGGCCGACTCCCCGGCGACCGGCGCTGCCCTGGACGCCCTGACCCAAGGGCCCAAGCAACAGGGAGCCCCGGCTGGCACAGTGCCCGGCCGGGTCACGATCGGTTGGGGTCGTCGTGACCTGGTGACCGTGCCGAGACAGGCCGCACGTGCCACGGAACTGTTTCCCGACGCGGTGCTGCACTGGTTCGAGCGGTGCGGTCATTACCCACAATGGGACGCACCGCACGAAGCGACCCGACTGATCCTCGACAGCACCGATTGA
- a CDS encoding Calx-beta domain-containing protein, which yields MTNDSAGIDGNIVVGYGSTVSGQRPFAYDLAAASPAMRDLGSLGGTYAGDIRIVGNLVFGYSTTATGDQHPFVYDLAAANPVMRDLGTLGGKIGTATDVSGSRVVGWSQTAAGNRHAFVYDLAAANPVMRDLGVLPGAHDSTPGALVGDTLYGGSGHAFSLDLADQSARMLDLGTISGPEGGAALQVAGGDFVYGMSSRAGDGAGRPVVYDPTAAAPELVDLPGGAFVRAADGNGAVGDSGVWTVSRTTAPSVRFTATTPRVQESARRATITVVRAGDATRPVTAHYTTRQLAGTPPVRYHAEAAAAGRDYRSTSGTVRFATGQTSAQFSVPIINDGSGEGAETFMVVLDSAQLASGAGSGADAGTPLAVGTPNTAAVVIATSDQRPGALVSRRSASQGFVGNNVYNLTGKKQTVTVDARRRHTRSVWVKVANDGNTLSTLTFRAAAAPSRTTVRYFSGQVDVTRQIRSTAGFRLPTAPHASHVLRVQVTASKRATAGSRKVVSVSGELARGRHPSRRRARSRPRAPPTQSPRSRPETTQRYVSRPTTRCCAPWRQRSTSTSPERCCGSRQRCSVERLGGVEFYRRSIQTK from the coding sequence TTGACCAACGACTCAGCCGGGATCGACGGGAACATCGTGGTCGGCTACGGCTCCACCGTCAGCGGCCAGCGTCCGTTCGCCTACGACCTGGCCGCCGCGTCCCCCGCCATGCGTGATCTGGGCAGCCTCGGTGGAACCTACGCCGGCGACATCCGGATCGTGGGAAACCTGGTCTTCGGATACTCCACCACTGCGACCGGCGACCAGCACCCGTTCGTCTACGACCTGGCTGCGGCGAACCCGGTGATGCGTGACCTGGGCACCCTCGGCGGCAAGATCGGAACAGCGACGGACGTCTCCGGGTCACGGGTTGTTGGGTGGTCGCAGACCGCGGCCGGGAACCGGCACGCGTTCGTCTACGACCTGGCTGCGGCGAATCCGGTGATGCGTGACCTCGGTGTCCTACCGGGTGCTCACGACTCGACTCCGGGAGCGCTCGTCGGCGACACCCTGTACGGCGGGTCCGGCCACGCGTTCTCCCTGGACCTGGCGGACCAGTCCGCACGGATGCTGGACCTGGGCACCATCAGCGGCCCGGAAGGCGGCGCAGCCCTTCAAGTCGCCGGCGGTGACTTCGTGTACGGGATGTCCTCCCGGGCCGGTGACGGCGCGGGCCGTCCGGTGGTCTACGACCCGACGGCGGCCGCCCCCGAACTGGTCGACCTCCCCGGAGGAGCATTCGTGCGCGCAGCCGACGGGAACGGCGCCGTCGGTGACAGTGGCGTCTGGACGGTGTCGCGGACGACGGCGCCGTCGGTCCGGTTCACGGCTACCACGCCCCGGGTCCAGGAGAGTGCCCGGCGGGCGACGATCACCGTGGTCCGGGCCGGTGACGCAACTCGACCCGTCACCGCCCACTACACGACCCGGCAGCTCGCCGGCACGCCACCAGTCCGGTACCACGCGGAAGCCGCGGCCGCTGGACGGGACTACCGGTCGACCTCCGGCACGGTCCGGTTCGCGACCGGACAGACCAGCGCACAGTTCAGCGTCCCGATCATCAACGACGGGTCTGGTGAGGGCGCCGAGACGTTCATGGTCGTGCTGGACTCCGCACAGCTTGCGTCTGGTGCTGGCTCTGGTGCCGATGCCGGGACACCGTTGGCGGTCGGGACCCCGAACACGGCCGCGGTGGTGATCGCGACCAGCGACCAACGGCCCGGCGCACTCGTGTCACGCCGGTCGGCCTCGCAGGGGTTCGTCGGGAACAACGTCTACAACCTGACGGGGAAGAAGCAGACCGTCACCGTCGACGCCCGCCGGAGACACACCCGGTCGGTGTGGGTGAAGGTCGCCAACGACGGGAACACGCTTAGCACCCTCACGTTCCGCGCCGCTGCGGCACCGTCCCGCACGACGGTCCGGTACTTCTCGGGCCAGGTGGACGTGACGCGCCAGATCCGGTCGACCGCCGGGTTCCGGCTGCCGACCGCTCCGCACGCCTCACACGTCCTGCGAGTCCAGGTGACCGCGTCGAAGCGCGCCACCGCCGGCTCACGCAAGGTCGTGTCCGTCTCCGGGGAACTGGCACGGGGACGGCACCCGTCGCGACGTCGTGCACGCAGTCGTCCGCGTGCGCCGCCAACCCAGTCACCACGCAGCCGGCCCGAGACGACGCAGCGCTACGTGAGCCGCCCGACGACGCGCTGCTGCGCGCCGTGGCGGCAGCGCAGCACG
- a CDS encoding serine hydrolase domain-containing protein encodes METLEDSAPANVWLGDPLEGVDLGAVEIAAAEQAARPVAGVDDMASYLATQVGDASHRDVLGPLLDGAGPSGVVVRRGTVLASWGDPTRVEMAFSVTKSVLSLVAGIAHDDGLLHLDEPVTRRVDLPQLANPHGRLVTWRHLLDQTSQWEGELWGKPTSVDVQSTREGTESAGGLPGAGWAYNDVRVNLAALALTALLRSSLPDVLRERILDPIGASTSWSWHGYPNSRITLDDADDPDDPDDPDGADEALTPVVSGGAHWGGGLWISALDLARIGHLCLHRGTWGHGQVSPPRGSTSCGHRARSRRTTACPGGSTTTGPSGRPPPQPGDVPAATAAGTCSGSTQPATSSSPHTGETTSSSSSTRSRTR; translated from the coding sequence ATGGAGACGCTCGAGGACAGCGCCCCAGCGAACGTCTGGCTGGGCGACCCCCTCGAGGGCGTCGACCTCGGCGCCGTCGAGATCGCCGCGGCGGAGCAAGCAGCACGCCCGGTCGCCGGCGTGGACGACATGGCGTCCTACCTTGCCACCCAGGTCGGGGATGCGTCGCACCGCGACGTGCTCGGTCCGCTCCTGGATGGGGCCGGGCCCAGCGGTGTCGTCGTCCGACGCGGGACGGTCCTCGCGTCCTGGGGCGACCCGACCCGCGTGGAGATGGCGTTCAGCGTCACCAAGAGCGTCCTGTCGCTCGTCGCCGGCATCGCGCACGACGACGGCCTGCTGCACCTCGACGAGCCGGTGACCCGGCGCGTCGACCTCCCACAGCTCGCGAACCCGCACGGCCGCTTGGTCACCTGGCGTCACCTGCTCGACCAGACCAGCCAGTGGGAAGGGGAGCTGTGGGGCAAACCGACCTCGGTCGACGTCCAGAGCACCCGGGAAGGCACCGAGTCAGCCGGCGGACTACCGGGGGCGGGGTGGGCGTACAACGACGTCCGCGTGAACCTGGCCGCCCTCGCCCTGACCGCCCTGCTGCGCAGCAGCCTGCCGGACGTCCTCCGCGAACGCATTTTGGACCCCATCGGCGCGTCGACGTCGTGGTCCTGGCACGGCTACCCCAACTCCCGCATCACCCTCGACGACGCAGACGACCCAGACGACCCAGACGACCCAGATGGCGCCGACGAGGCGCTGACACCGGTCGTGTCCGGGGGTGCGCACTGGGGCGGTGGCCTGTGGATCAGCGCCCTCGACCTGGCCCGCATCGGACACCTGTGCCTACACAGAGGCACCTGGGGGCACGGCCAGGTCTCTCCTCCACGTGGATCGACCAGTTGTGGACACCGTGCCCGGTCAAGGCGAACTACGGCCTGTCCTGGTGGCTCAACGACGACCGGACCGTCTGGTCGACCGCCGCCGCAACCGGGCGATGTGCCCGCGGCAACGGCGGCCGGCACCTGCTCTGGGTCGACCCAGCCCGCGACCTCGTCGTCACCTCACACTGGGGAAACGACGTCGAGCAGCTCCTCCACGCGCTCACGAACGCGGTGA
- a CDS encoding RCC1-like domain-containing protein: MAGGAGHTLALTSDGEVTAWGFNDSGQATVPCVSRTLRTQRAGRAGWWSPTAGSRRRLGFVRGRTRRLGFARCAVPWARRG; encoded by the coding sequence GTGGCTGGCGGCGCCGGGCACACGCTGGCCCTTACCTCCGACGGCGAGGTGACCGCGTGGGGCTTCAACGACTCCGGACAGGCCACGGTGCCCTGCGTCTCCCGCACGCTTCGGACACAGCGTGCAGGTCGGGCAGGTTGGTGGTCTCCCACAGCAGGGTCTCGACGTCGGCTTGGGTTTGTTCGGGGGCGAACACGACGCCTGGGGTTCGCACGGTGCGCAGTTCCATGGGCCCGTCGAGGGTGA
- a CDS encoding GmrSD restriction endonuclease domain-containing protein — protein sequence MVKVRGCDIQRGKWRSYYDGAVTRDSTSFDIDHLVPLAEAWDSGARRWNAETRKRYANDLGDRRSLVAVSASSNRSKSDQDPAEWMPDLGQCQYVRQWVAVKIRWTLKVDAAEKRALLAQAKHCANTTVTVRRAATGRSSSGPASGTARSPQAPAPSRGSDPQFSYCYQAIAAGYGPYVRGRDPEYAWYTDSDGDGRVCE from the coding sequence TTGGTCAAGGTTCGCGGCTGCGACATCCAGCGCGGCAAGTGGCGCTCCTACTACGACGGTGCGGTGACCAGGGACTCTACGAGCTTCGACATCGACCATCTGGTGCCGTTGGCCGAAGCCTGGGACTCCGGTGCCCGGCGGTGGAACGCGGAGACCCGGAAACGGTACGCAAACGACCTCGGCGACCGACGCTCGCTGGTGGCGGTGAGTGCCTCCTCGAACCGGTCGAAGTCTGACCAGGACCCGGCCGAATGGATGCCCGACCTCGGCCAGTGCCAGTACGTGCGGCAGTGGGTAGCGGTCAAGATCCGCTGGACCCTGAAGGTGGACGCTGCCGAGAAACGAGCACTCCTGGCCCAGGCCAAGCACTGCGCGAACACCACGGTCACCGTCCGGCGTGCCGCGACCGGCCGCTCCTCCAGTGGTCCCGCAAGCGGCACCGCGCGCAGCCCCCAAGCGCCCGCGCCGTCACGCGGGTCCGATCCCCAGTTCAGCTACTGCTACCAGGCGATCGCAGCCGGCTACGGTCCCTACGTCCGAGGACGCGACCCCGAGTACGCCTGGTACACCGACAGCGACGGGGACGGCCGCGTCTGCGAGTAG